One segment of Cryptococcus neoformans var. grubii H99 chromosome 2, complete sequence DNA contains the following:
- a CDS encoding ATP(GTP)-binding protein Fet5, translating into MRYAILVTGPAGAGKSTFCASLITHAQTIGRSVHLVNLDPAADKFEYEPTIDIRDLINLEDVMEELEFGPNGGLIYCFEYLLNNLDWLEDELGAYEDDYLIIDCPGQIELYTHVPLLPRLATFLSTSLNFRTSAVYLIDSQFMQDKSKFFAGVMSAMSCMLSLGISMLCLMSKMDLVKDKKGRTKREVGRYLDPDPNLLLEDINQGTNPKFNQLNRAVVSLIEDQNIVSFLPLDVTSEDSVNTVLSHIDNMMQYGEDEEPKVPKDMDDGDFD; encoded by the exons ATGCGGTACGCGATTCTAGTAACAGGCCCAGCAGGTGCCGGAAAGTCCACTTTCTGTGCCTCTCTTATTACACACGCTCAAACAATTGGTCGCTCTGTTCATCTGGTAAATCTTGATCCTGCTGCCGACAAGTTCGAATACGAGCCGACTATCGATATAAGGGATCTTATCAACTTAGAAGATGTTatggaggagctggagTTTGGACCAAACGGTGGTTTGATATATTGTTTTGA ATATCTTCTCAATAACCTTGATTGGCTAGAAGATGAATTAGGCGCATATGAGGACGATTATCTTATAATAGACTGTCCTGGACAAATCGAACTATACACCCATGTcccacttcttccccgCCTCGCCACGTTCCTCTCTACTTCTCTCAATTTCAGAACATCAGCAGTCTACTTGATAGACTCGCAGTTCATGCAGGACAAGAGCAAATTTTTTGCAGGTGTAATGAGTGCCATGAGCTGTATGCTCTCCTTGGGAATTAGCATGTTGTGCTTGATGAGCAAGATGGACTTGGTAAAGGATAAGAAGGGCCGAACGAAGAGAGAAGTTGGAAG ATATCTTGACCCAGACCCCAATCTGCTACTTGAGGATATCAATCAGGGCACCAACCCGAAGTTCAATCAGCTTAACCGAGCCGTCGTCTCTCTGATAGAAGATCAGAACATTGTATCTTTCTTACCACTGGACGTTACATCAGAAGACTCTGTAAATACTGTTCTCAGTCATATCGACAACATGATGCAGTATggcgaggacgaagagCCCAAGGTCCCCAAGGAcatggatgatg GTGATTTTGACTAG
- a CDS encoding elongation factor 1 alpha-like protein: MSRHRFVRNLDLDDELDDGDEEVGMSAEETAQMNRAMSVARNLLKDITPPIPDNEIADSVWHYWFDGQKAAAWLRQDREKKAAKAKAAQTAKSASLPGKPRVQQVTNQKSKLAVSQPNSPSASASKSTSKSGSASSTPRIVGKSNMSTDLEGLHLNEEMDEAEREREKEKFKERQVLSMKQEELIAKAKEEEEKSGKKNVSLIVVGHVDAGKSTLMGRVLYDIGELSEKEKMANERGSKKVGKGSFAFAWGLDALGDERDRGVTIDIATTHFVTPHRNFTLLDAPGHRDFIPAMISGAAQADVALLVVDGSPGEFEAGFERGGQTREHAWLVRSLGVKEIIVGVNKMDLVSWSQDRYEEIVESLKPFLLSAGFNSTKTTFLPLAAMEGINILDNDQPELKEWYSGPALIDALDNVEVPIRPYDSPLRIPLSNVFKGQTAVASGVAVSGRLCSGVVQVGDRLRAVPGDEVANVRTIEVDDDSSPYAVAGQNVTLYLSNIDPINLSIGTVLCPTSIPVPLVTKFTAQILVFDLQSPIIAGTPVELFHHSMNLPATVSRLVSILEKGQVVKERPRVLQKGTTAMVELSLRPNSSGKVSSIPLETAADNKEMGRVLVRRNGETIAAGMVMELLD; the protein is encoded by the exons ATGTCCAGGCATAGATTTGTCAGAAATCTTGATCTCGATG ATGAGCTCGATGACGGTGACGAGGAAGTTGGCATGTCCGCCGAGGAGACAG CTCAAATGAACAGAGCTATGAGTGTTGCTCGTAATCTCCTCAAAGACATCACGCCTCCGATACCCGACAATGAAATCGCCGACTCCGTATGGCACTACTGGTTTGACGGCCAAAAAGCTGCTGCCTGGTTAAGACAGGAtagggagaagaaag CTGCCAAAGCCAAGGCTGCACAAACAGCTAAATCTGCATCTCTTCCCGGTAAACCCCGAGTGCAACAAGTAACAAACCAAAAATCAAAACTCGCTGTTTCTCAACCCAATTCACCATCGGCCAGTGCTAGCAAGTCAACGAGCAAATCTGGTTCTGCCTCCAGCACACCCAGGATAGTTGGGAAGAGTAATATGTCAACTGATCTGGAGGGCTTGCACTTGAACGAAGAAATGGATGAGGCTGAAAGAGAacgagagaaggagaagttCAAGGAGAGGCAGGTGTTGAGTATGAAGCAGGAAGAGCTGATCGCCAAggccaaagaggaagaggaaaagtcggggaagaagaatgtcAGCTTGATTGTTGTCG GCCACGTCGATGCCGGTAAATCGACATTGATGGGTCGAGTACTCTACGACATTGGTGAACTTtctgaaaaggagaagatggccAATGAACGAGGTAGTAAGAAAGTCGGTAAAGGCTCCTTCGCTTTTGCGTGGGGTCTCGATGCTTTGGGCGATGAGCGTGATCGTGGTGTAACCATCGACATCGCCACCACACATTTCGTAACGCCTCATCGTAACTTCACTTTGCTTGATGCGCCTGGACACAGAGACTTTATTCCTGCGATGATCAGTGGTGCGGCCCAAGCCGATGTGGCATTGTTAGTCGTTGACGGTTCACCAGGAGAGTTCGAGGCGGGCTTTGAGAGAGGCGGGCAGACACGAGAGCACGCATGGCTAGTGCGGAGCTTAGGAGTGAAGGAAATCATTGTTGGAGTGAATAAAATGGATTTG GTTTCGTGGTCTCAAGATAGATATGAAGAGATAGTGGAATCACTCAagcccttccttctttctgctgGATTCAACTCTACCAAAACGACCTTCTTGCCACTTGCCGCGATGGAAGGTATCAACATCCTCGATAACGACCAACCAGAGCTTAAAGAGTGGTATTCTGGCCCGGCTCTTATTGACGCCCTTGACAATGTAGAAGTCCCCATTAGGCCATATGACAGCCCGTTGAGGATACCGCTATCGAACGTGTTCAAGGGTCAGACTGCCGTAGCAAGTGGTGTAGCCGTGTCAGGAAGGTTGTGCAGCGGTGTTGTGCAGGTTGGAGACAGATTAAGAGCCGTGCCGGGCGATGAAGTTGCTAATGTTCGAA CGATTGAAGTAGACGACGACTCTTCGCCCTACGCTGTAGCTGGTCAAAACGTCACACTTTACCTTTCCAACATTGATCCCATCAACCTGTCCATCGGTACTGTCCTTTGCCCTACTTCTATTCCTGTTCCTCTTGTCACCAAGTTTACCGCTCAAATCCTCGTCTTTGATCTTCAAAGCCCCATAATTGCCGGTACTCCAGTGGAGCTTTTCCATCATTCCATGAACCTTCCTGCTACCGTAAGCAGACTAGTTTCGATCTTGGAGAAGGGACAAGTGGTGAAGGAACGTCCTAGGGTCCTTCAGAAAGGTACTACAGCGATGGTTGAATTGAGTTTGAGGCCGAACAGTTCCGGCAAGGTTTCTAGCATACCACTGGAGACTGCGGCGGACAAcaaggagatgggaagggtgTTGGTCcgaagaaatggagaaacTATTGCTGCTGGTATGGTTATGGAGCTTCTCGATTAA
- a CDS encoding Grx4 family monothiol glutaredoxin produces the protein MVFARLGLRTLRSLPQSQVARSTTILAQRRFLSAEARKLIDGAVKSNPLVVFMKGTPDAPQCGFSRAVCQILDVQGVPRENLKTYNCLEDQELREGIKEYSEWPTIPQVYIKGEFVGGCDILLSMHQSGELEDLLIKEGLAPPLPEGPESSA, from the exons atggTCTTCGCTAGGCTTGGTCTCCGTACCCTT CGATCCCTCCCTCAGTCTCAGGTCGCTCGATCAACCACTATCCTGGCCCAAAGGCGGTTCCTTTCCGCCGAGGCTAGGAAACTCATTGACGGT GCCGTCAAGAGCAACCCCCTTGTTGTCTTCATGAAGGGCACACCTGATGCTCCTCAGTGTGGTTTCTCCAGGGCCGTTTGCCAGATCCTTGATGTTCAG GGTGTCCCAAGAGAAAATCTCAAGACCTACAACTGTCTCGAGGATCAGGAACTTCGTGAGGGTATCAAGGAGTACAG TGAATGGCCCACCATCCCTCAAGTCTACATCAAGGGTGAATTCGTTGGTGGATGCGACATCCTCTTGTCAA TGCACCAAAGCGGAGAGCTTGAAGACCTATTGATTAAGGAGGGccttgctcctcctcttcctgagGGACCCGAGAGCAGCGCCTAA
- a CDS encoding nam9 protein yields the protein MPYRPYTTRNVFNHKRAIPRMSWSPENLFNIWQRSSPESPIRREHDFTRTNATPFQLRWIAKRLLRGYHGDHIGYTKFARWYMPEKLPAIHEGGKNEVGEMGKWIEGRERAGGRTRDEKKAKSKAKDSRAPVGTMLFADIERRLDVLIFRSCFAQNVWEARRYVVQGHVKLNGQVMRNPNIMLNPGDVFTVNPSQIVMLQAPKSKSQPSAEEDVEGEASEEKPSEPIGPVASSYFKLPDYASPHLFVPAYLLPSYLTCSAVYVRHPTARPNYSEIPSPYDAGGELMSLGWEWFKRSAPRMRNKTKKWPNPFGGFGKQ from the exons ATGCCATACAGGCCGTACACTACAAGAAATGTGTTCAACCACAAAAGGGCTATCCCTCGTATG AGCTGGTCTCCAGAGAATCTCTTCAATATCTGGCAACGTTCTTCTCCCGAGTCTCCTATACGCCGAGAACACGACTTTACCCGTACCAACGCAACTCCCTTCCAGCTTCGATGGATCGCCAAGCGTCTCTTGCGAGGATACCATGGTGACCACATAGGGTACACCAAGTTTGCGAGATGGTACATGCCTGAAAAACTCCCTGCTATTCACGAAGGGGGCAAGAACGAGGTGGGGGAAATGGGCAAATGGATTGAAGGCCGAGAAAGGGCTGGAGGAAGGACACgcgatgagaagaaggcgaagagcAAGGCGAAGGACAGCAGGGCGCCGGTTGGGACTATGCTTTTTGCGGATATCGAGAGGAGATTGGATGTGTTGATCTTCAGATCTTGTTTCGCTCAGAATGTGTGGGAAGCGAGGAGATATGTGGTTCAGGGACATGTCAAGCTTAACGGCCAGGTG ATGCGAAACCCGAACATCATGCTTAACCCTGGAGATGTCTTCACGGTCAACCCCTCCCAAATCGTTATGCTCCAAGCGCCCAAATCAAAATCCCAACCATCagcagaggaggatgtcgaGGGTGAGGCTTCCGAAGAGAAGCCCTCAGAACCCATCGGTCCCGTCGCTTCATCCTACTTCAAACTCCCAGACTACGCTTCTCCTCACCTTTTCGTCCCAGCGtaccttctcccatccTACCTCACCTGTTCAGCAGTCTATGTCCGACATCCTACTGCCCGCCCGAATTATTCCGAAATCCCATCACCATATGATGCCGGGGGCGAGTTGATGAGTCTCGGTTGGGAGTGGTTCAAGAGGTCTGCACCAAGAATGAGGAATAAGACAAAGAAGTGGCCAAACCCCTTTGGCGGTTTCGGCAAGCAATAG
- a CDS encoding solute carrier family 38 (sodium-coupled neutral amino acid transporter), member 11, translating to MALVDVEEQSTAGPSHSRSSSVLAATAAGSVSSSRRESRRNSKDREIRDGGSDRDDHVLFRAAEEDIELQDSATAPLLAGAAASPRLLESEEHRLLETEGHNTASRGSILDAVTNMANSIIGAGIVGLPYAVSQAGFVMGVFLLIALAAISDWTIRLVILTSKLSGRESYTETMYHCFGPLGAMAVSFFQFSFAFGGTAAFHVIVGDTIPRVISYIFPSFAEDAFLRLFVNRQAVIIMCTLFISFPLSLHRDIVKLSKSSSFALVSMVIIIVSVLFRSVAVDPSLRGSSSDVFSIVKPGIFQAIGVISFAYACHHNSNYIYKSINVPTLDRFNMVTHISTGISLIACLLVAVCGYVVFTDKTEGNILNNFSSEDWLINIARLCFGANMSTTIPLEVFVCREVLEETFYKSKPFSKLRHVIITSAVIFIAMGLALTTCDLGVVLELAGGLSASALAFILPASAYFVMLSGPWSSRRRLPALLVAGFGMIVLVLSCGLSLKKAWSGEGGKSEC from the exons ATGGCCCTCGTGGATGTAGAGGAACAAAGCACAGCAGGTCCGAGCCACTCGAGATCCTCCAGCGTGCTGGCAGCAACGGCGGCTGGGTCGGTGTCGtcgtcaagaagagaatCAAGGAGGAATTCAAAGGATAGAGAAATACGTGATGGAGGAAGCGATAGAGATGACCATGTCT TATTCAGAGCGGCTGAAGAGGACATCGAGCTGCAAGACAGTGCGACAGCGCCTTTACTTGCGGGAGCTGCAGCCAGCCCTCGTCTGCTCGAATCAGAGGAGCATCGCCTTTTAGAGACTGAAGGACACAATACAGCTTCCAGGGGATCGATATTAGACGCGGTGACAAAT ATGGCCAACTCCATTATAGGAGCTGGTATAGTAGG GTTGCCGTATGCAGTATCCCAAGCAGGCTTTGTCATGGGCGTGTTCCTCTTGATCGCGCTGGCAGCCATATCAGATTGGACTATCCGGCTAGTCATCCTGACCAGTAAATTGAGTGGAAGAGAGTCTTACACCGAG ACAATGTACCATTGCTTCGGACCATTAGGAGCCATGGCagtatccttcttccagttcTCATTCGCGTTCGGCGG GACGGCTGCATTCCATGTCATAGT TGGTGATACGATCCCTCGAGTCATCTCTTAcatctttccctccttcgCCGAGGACGCCTTCCTTCGTCTCTTTGTCAATCGCCAAGCAGTCATTATCATGTGCACCTTGttcatttccttcccccTGAGCTTACACCGTGACATTGTAAAGCTCTCAAAATCATCCAGTTTTG CTTTAGTATCCATGGTCATCATTATTGTGTCCGTGCTCTTCCGAAGCGTCGCGGTTGACCCATCGTTACGCGGGTCTTCAAGTGATGTATTTTCAATTGTGAAACCTGGTATCTTTCAAGCAATAGGGGTGATCTCTTTCGCGTACGCGTGCCATCACAACAGTAATTATATCTACAAGAGTATCAATGTACCTACTCTCGATCG CTTTAACATGGTCACTCACATTTCAACTGGCATAAGTTTAATAGCCTGTTTACTGGTTGCTGTTTGCGGATATGTCGTCTTCACCGATAAAACAGAG GGAAACATACTCAACAATTTCAGCTCTGAAGATTGGCTCATCAACATTGCCCGCTTGTGCTTTGGTGCCAATATGTCAACAACCA TCCCACTAGAAGTTTTCGTCTGTCGAGAAGTGCTTGAAGAAACATTTTACAAGTCCAAGCCCTTCAGTAAGCTGCGTCACGTAATCATAACTTCTGCTGTTATCTTTATCGCCATGGGTC TTGCGCTTACAACATGTGATCTCGGCGTCGTCTTGGAGTTGGCTGGCGGTCTTTCAGCCTCCGCTTTAGCATTCATTCTGCCAGCTTCCGCATACTTTGTCATGCTCTCTGGCCCTTGGTCTTCCAGAAGGAGATTACCGGCACTTTTGGTTGCTGGTTTTGGAATGATCGTGTTGGTGTTGAGTTGCGGGTTGAGCCTCAAGAAAGCCTGGAGCGGAGAGGGTGGGAAGTCAGAGTGCTAG
- a CDS encoding oxidoreductase, with the protein MSLGRTLKLNNGVVAPQIGFGTWQAAPGEVEKAVEEAIKVGYRHIDCALIYQNQDEVAQGIKASGVPRKDLFLVSKLWNNSHRPEKVEADLDTSLKQLGTDYLDVYLIHWPVPFAPGGNLFPKTEDGKVAIDWDGPSVVDTWKELIRISKETKKVKAIGVSNFNVELLEKLIKETGVVPTMNQIECHPSLIQPELFKYCKEKNIVITAYSPLGNNTTGKPRIIDQPQIIDIAKKLNKEPAQVLINWAAHQGFAVIPKSVTPSRIKSNFEDFKLSDDTFEEINKVGKANASRANIPAEYNPSWPINVFGEKSEEQYKKVW; encoded by the exons ATGTCTCTCGGTCGAACTCTCAAGCT TAACAACGGCGTTGTCGCCCCTCAGATCGGTTTCGGCACCTGGCAGGCTGCCCCCGGTGAGGTCGAGAAGGC CGTTGAGGAGGCCATCAAGGTCGGCTACCGACACATTGACTGTGCTTTA ATTTACC AAAACCAGGACGAG GTTGCCCAAGGTATCAAGGCCTCGGGTGTCCCCCGAAAGGATCTCTTCCTTGTCTCTAAGCTCTGGAACAACTCTCACCGACcagagaaggttgaggcCGACCTTGACACCTCCCTCAAGCAACTCGGTACCGACTACCTTGATGTTTACCTTATCCACTGGCCCGTGCCTTTCGCTCCTGGAGgcaacctcttccccaaGACTGAGGACGGTAAGGTCGCCATTGACTGGGATGGACCTAGCGTCGTCGACACTTGGAAGGAGTTGATCAGGATCTCCAAGGAGACCAAGAAGGTCAAGGCCATCGGTGTATCCAACTTCAACGTTGAGCTTTTGGAGAAGCTCATCAAGGAGACTGGTGTTGTTCCCACCATGAACCAGATTGAGTGTCACCCCAGCTTGATCCAACCCGAGCTCTTCAAGTACT gcaaggagaagaacatTGTCATCACCGCCTACTCTCCTCTCGGCAACAACACCACTGGCAAACCCCGAATCATTGACCAGCCCCAAATCATTGACATCGCCAAGAAGCTCAATAAGGAGCCTGCGCAGGTCTTGATCAACTGGGCGGCCCACCAGGGCTTCGCGGTTATTCCCAAGTCTGTTACTCCATCTCGAATCAAG TCTAACTTTGAGGACTTTAAGCTCAGCGATGACACCTTCGAGGAAATTAACAAGGTTGGCAAAGCCAATGCCTCCAGGGCTAACATTCCTGCCGAGTACAACCCCAG CTGGCCCATCAACGTATTCGGGGAGAAGTCTGAGGAACAGTACAAGAAGGTCTGGTAA
- a CDS encoding palmitoyltransferase PFA4 codes for MAARNWSRVWVGGTVILISFIAFSSQIFVIWPWYGREISLDLLMLLVPLNLAAFMIFWNYRLCVITSPGTVPEGWRPNIGAMDGMEVKKGTHTPRYCKNCAHYKPPRGGASLQAVQNMLDHCPWIGNCVGFYNQGHFIRFLLWVDIGTTFHLIIMVRRVLYIAEYYHEPTLADVLFLVFNFATCVPVWLCVGMFSIYHVYLACGNSTTIEGWEKDKVATLIRRGKIKEVKYPYNIGIYKNIKSVLGPNPLLWLWPQKMQGDGLSFPVNPSAGDHMTQYFWPPQDPSRLPNPPPIPAHASPFVYGNNGFNPNLRPTNSLRARRSSTPRIDEDEYSHEQGRHYSSGDERDNGSISASSSPEPYLSDYDHYDEGPMYPGERMTTLVPRVRRGSEGWEVAPGGGWNAYAGMMDEEVGWDDEAGYDEAPGEDPYVERPWEMRGRYNVYDPEEESGYTH; via the exons ATGGCCGCCAGAAATTGGTCACGCGTATG GGTAGGGGGAACCGtcattctcatctccttcatcgcGTTCTCCTCCCAAATATTTGTCATCTGGCCATGGTACGGCCGTGAGATCAGCTTAGATCTGCTCATGCTCCTTGTCCCCCTCAA TTTGGCCGCATTCATGATATTTTGGAACTACCGCTTATGTGTTATAACGTCCCCTGGAACCGTACCAGAAGGCTGG AGGCCAAATATCGGTGCGATGGATGGTATGGAAGTTAAGAAGGGCACACATACGCCGAGATACTGCAAGAATTGCGCGCATTACAAACCGCCAAGAGGTGG CGCATCATTGCAGGCAGTGCAAAACATGTTGG ACCATTGCCCTTGGATCGGTAACTGTGTAGGCTTCTATAACCAAGGACATTTCATTCGATTTTTGCTTTGGGTGGACATCGGCACGACATTCCATCTCATTATCATGGTCAGGCGTGTACTTTATATTGCCGAGTACTACCAT GAGCCCACACTCGCCGATGTCTTGTTCCTTGTTTTTAACTTTGCTACTTGTGTCCCTGTCTGGCTCTGTGTCGGCATGTTTTCCATCTACCACGTATATCTTGCGTGCGGAAATAGTACCACCATCGAAGGTTGGGAGAAGGACAAAGTGGCTACTCTTATTCGCAGAGGAAAAATCAAAGAGGTCAAGTATCCTTAT AACATTGGCATCTACAAGAACATCAAATCAGTGCTTGGGCCCAACCCGCTTCTCTGGCTTTGGCCCCAAAAGATGCAAGGCGACGGGCTCTCGTTCCCCGTCAACCCTTCAGCAGGCG ATCACATGACTCAGTACTTTTGGCCGCCTCAAGATCCTTCTAGACTCCCTAACCCACCTCCCATTCCTGCCCACGCCTCTCCCTTCGTTTACGGTAACAATGGCTTCAATCCCAACCTGCGGCCCACAAACTCGCTTCGTGCACGCCGGAGTAGCACGCCCCGTATTGATGAGGACGAATATTCACACGAGCAAGGCCGTCATTACTCTTCAGGCGACGAACGTGATAACGGCTCCATCTCCGCTTCAAGCTCACCAGAGCCATATCTGTCCGATTATGATCATTATGACGAAGGGCCTATGTATCCCGGAGAAAGAATGACTACACTGGTTCCGAGggtgagaagaggaagtgaaggatgggaagtgGCTCCTGGGGGTGGTTGGAACGCCTATGCTGGaatgatggatgaagaagtcggGTGGGATGACGAGGCAGGGTATGACGAAGCGCCTGGAGAAGATCCGTATGTCGAGAGACCctgggagatgagaggaCGATATAACGTTTATGATCCGGAGGAGGAATCGGGATACACGCATTGA
- a CDS encoding integral membrane protein, whose translation MSGQTKNTPPGLARQNSSFSNLMTLNLDRYGEDWAGALTLLDVIETFFDSRLDLFNRRLRAQSNRLKSRAAEMLPKQLRTPKGGGILLLDDEDEDEGREAGKNKSRSERYKNDVEREVERIKIKLAAKVTHLSGTWKSEQVVRTKDKVSFLFGVLALAFTCLLYGMAPEWFPVAYTVQAAFYMPIRIYTYHRKAWHYFLFDLCYFVNALDLLWIWVFPSSTFLFICCYLLTLGPLASAIITWRNSLVFHSLDKVTSIFIHIYPPIVLTVIRHVIPDAEEKYSGLKHVGEYKWYTMILLSSVPYILWQAAYYKFISVDRKSKIESGERQNSFHYMLNDKRGPIGKALQGIRPEHRELWFIFGQLIYSIIFMIPPSTFLIHSPTSSSIFLIIIFTVSAWNGATFYVEVFGRKFERELEKLRKEMEVVSATMTPTTSGTGTSPAGEDVAASSPLSSAEQLNGGEDDLNDSPLVLPDAEKIEASKEAQVPDLNLGKTVEEVDNEPEGQATIRQRKNV comes from the exons ATGTCAGGACAAACAAAAAACACCCCACCAGGATTAGCAAGACAGaactcttcattctcaaaCCTCATGACTCTCAATCTTGATCGCTATGGCGAGGACTGGGCGGGCGCACTTACCCTTCTTG ATGTCATTGAAACTTTTTTTGATTCAAGGCTAGATCTTTTCAATCGGAGACTCAGAGCTCAGTCTAACAGGCTGAAATCTCGGGCGGCAGAAATGTTGCCCAAGCAGCTACGTACGCCAAAGGGGGGCGGTATACTCTtgttggatgatgaagacgaggatgagggcaGAGAAGCCGGAAAGAATAAAAGTAGAAGTGAGCGGTACAAGAATGATGTGGAGAGAGAAGTTGAAAggatcaagatcaag TTAGCTGCCAAGGTGACTCATCTGTCAGGAACATGGAAATCAGAGCAAGTGGTGCGAACTAAGGACAAAGTTT CTTTCCTTTTCGGTGTGCTCGCTCTAGCCTTTACCTGTTTACTGTATGGAATGGCTCCTGAGTGGTTTCCGGTTGCCTATACTGTCCAAGCCGCATTCTACATGCCCATTAGAATTTACACGTATCACCGCAAAGCGTGGCATTACTTCTTGTTTG ACTTATGCTACTTTGTAAATGCCCTTGACCTCCTATGGATCTGGGTTTTCCCGTCTTCTacttttctcttcatctgctgCTACCTCTTGACCCTCG GACCTTTGGCTAGCGCCATTATCACATGGCGTAACTCACTCGTCTTCCACTCTCTCGACAAGGTCACTTCTATCTTCATTCATATCTATCCGCCCATCGTACTCACAGTCATTCGACATGTGATACCCGATGCTGAGGAGAAGTACTCTGGATTGAAGCATGTGGGAGAGTACAAGTGGTACACTAtgatcttgttgagcaGTGTGCCTT ACATTTTGTGGCAGGCCGCTTACTACAAGTTTATCTCCGTTGATCGAAAGTCCAAGATTGAATCAGGAGAACGACAGAATAGCTTCCACTA CATGCTCAACGACAAACGTGGCCCCATCGGCAAAGCCCTGCAAGGCATCCGCCCTGAGCATCGCGAATTATGGTTCATCTTTGGTCAACTCATCTActctatcatcttcatgaTCCCGCCATCGACGTTCCTCATCCACTCTCCCACTTCATCAAGCATCTTTCTTATCATTATCTTTACCGTCTCTGCTTGGAACGGAGCTACCTTCTATGTAGAGGTCTTTGGAAGGAAGTTTGAGAGAGAGTTAGAGAAActgaggaaggagatggaggttgTCAGTGCGACGATGACTCCCACTACCAGTGGGACTGGAACATCACCAGCTGGTGAAGACGTAgctgcctcttctcctctatCCTCTGCTGAGCAACTCAATGGTGGGGAGGATGATCTGAATGATAGTCCTCTGGTTCTGCCCGATGCAGAAAAGATAGAAGCCTCGAAAGAGGCCCAAGTACCTGATTTGAACCTTGGGAAAACTGTTGAGGAAGTCGATAATGAGCCCGAGGGTCAAGCAACAATCagacagaggaagaacgtTTAA